A genomic region of Gossypium hirsutum isolate 1008001.06 chromosome D01, Gossypium_hirsutum_v2.1, whole genome shotgun sequence contains the following coding sequences:
- the LOC107928144 gene encoding nuclear transcription factor Y subunit A-10 produces MAMQTLHVKEHDGIVHNPMGQLAPVPSQPWWSALGSQSSIYGESCGQLKNLLMEHPSNGDHLTCTKQAGRVTEQGLNKGNPAHFTIFPGDGKCSGDGQKSPTVISLQSVPSEQHSRFELGCGQPPMVCAKYPYMDQCYGVFSTYGPPVSGRVMLPLNIASEDGPIYVNAKQYNGILRRRQSRAKAVLENKLTKARKPYMHYSRHLHAMRRPRGCGGRFLNTKTGKDEKETKKYVEGKDLHTTGSQNSEVLQSDSGTLNSSKEAIGGGLTLSGSEVTSMYSREELEHNFPINHLGLSFHSFPVMMENGSGSVMPNRWVAPADHCLQPILRD; encoded by the exons ATGGCCATGCAAACTCTGCATGTGAAAGAACATGATGGGATTGTTCATAATCCCATGGGGCAGTTGGCACCAGTACCGTCACAGCCTTGGTGGAGTGCGCTTGGATCTCAGTCATCCATTTATGGGGAATCTTGTGGGCAATTGAAGAATTTGTTGATGGAACATCCCTCTAATGGAGATCATCTCACTTGTACTAAACAAGCTGGGAGAGTCACTGAACAAGGACTGAACAAAGGGAATCCTGCTCACTTCACTATATTCCCTG GTGATGGCAAATGTTCAGGGGATGGACAAAAATCTCCGACCGTCATATCTCTGCAATCAGTTCCATCAGAACAGCATTCTCGCTTTGAACTAGGATGTGGTCAGCCGCCCATG GTCTGTGCAAAATATCCTTACATGGATCAATGCTATGGAGTTTTCTCAACTTATGGACCTCCAGTTTCG GGTCGTGTTATGCTGCCATTAAACATAGCATCAGAGGATGGACCGATATATGTAAATGCCAAGCAGTACAATGGAATCCTTAGGCGTCGGCAATCTCGTGCAAAGGCTGTTCTAGAGAATAAACTCACTAAAGCTCGAAAG CCATATATGCATTACTCTCGCCATCTGCACGCTATGCGTCGGCCGAGGGGATGTGGTGGCCGTTTCTTGAATACGAAAACCGGAAAAGATGAAAAGGAGACGAAGAAATATGTTGAAGGAAAAGATCTTCACACTACAGGTTCACAAAACTCTGAAGTCCTGCAATCCGACAGTGGAACCTTGAACTCATCCAAGGAAGCCATTGGAGGTGGCTTAACACTTTCAGGTTCAGAAGTGACTAGCATGTACTCCAGGGAAGAACTTGAGCATAATTTCCCAATCAATCATCTTGGACTGTCGTTTCATTCATTCCCAGTGATGATGGAAAATGGGAGTGGCTCAGTCATGCCCAACAGGTGGGTTGCACCAGCAGATCACTGTTTGCAACCCATACTAAGGGATTAG
- the LOC107928181 gene encoding probable LRR receptor-like serine/threonine-protein kinase At1g74360 has product MFQGKANTWCSTVVLMFLILITAFITVSGNSLNTDREILLNLKSFLENQNRVNRGRYSGWNRWTSNPCEWHGIMCSPDMERVTGINLSDSKISGEMFNNFSALTQLHHLDFSRNTLKGLIPDDLNRCHNLVYLNLSHNILGGELKLTGLARLEKLDLSTNRFHGEVKFSFPAICNRLVVANLSMNNFIGRIDTYFDGCLNLMYLDLSSNKFTGNIWTGFSRLVEFSVSENRVSGLIPASSFSDNCNLKGLDLSVNMFHGEVPREISNCKKLVMLNLWGNKFSGPIPSELGSISTLEGLLLGNNEFSRVIPESLLYLNNLAVLDLSYNNFGGRLQEIFGRFRQLKSLVLQGNSYIDGLSSSGIHKLTNISRLDLSYNNFSGHLPAEFSEMVGLKFLILAYNQFTGPIPPQYGDLSQLQALDLSFNRLIRSIPPSIGSLRSLLWLMLANNSLTGEIPGELGNCSSLLWLNLANNQLSGRFPPELANIGRNPTLTFESNRRSNVMIAGPSDCLVTKRLLTMDYSPFGFIYTILTRKICKNVWDQLLQGYGFFQVCVKGSPVRKYRVSGYLQLSGNQLTGEVPSDIGKMQHFSVLHLSYNQFNGELPVEIGNLPLVVLNISWNKFSGQIPREIGNLNCLQNLDLSHNNFSGIFPTNLNCLNELSKFNISFNPQIAGQIPNIGQLATFEEESYLGNPLLHSRLLKLQDPTVPPLNSGKQALPGEEESEDGFWWKALLMEYGCGMAFGMVMLCICVVKVEPKWVVNNVEGLHQLKAVRPWKKNGSRGGGRTI; this is encoded by the exons atGTTCCAAGGCAAAGCTAACACATGGTGTTCCACAGTTGTTCTTATGTTCTTAATCCTAATCACAG CTTTCATTACTGTGTCAGGAAATTCTCTAAACACAGACAGAGAAATCCTGTTGAACCTGAAATCATTTCTGGAAAACCAAAACCGAGTGAATCGAGGAAGGTACTCGGGATGGAATCGATGGACTTCAAATCCATGTGAGTGGCATGGAATCATGTGCTCCCCTGATATGGAGAGGGTTACTGGTATAAACCTCTCTGACAGCAAAATTTCTGGGGAAATGTTCAACAATTTCTCAGCTTTGACTCAACTTCATCACCTTGATTTCTCTAGGAACACACTCAAGGGATTGATTCCAGATGATTTAAACAGATGCCATAACCTTGTCTACCTCAACTTATCACATAATATTCTTGGAGGTGAGCTCAAGTTGACTGGATTGGCCAGGTTAGAGAAGCTTGATTTGTCAACTAACCGGTTTCATGGGGAAGTTAAGTTTAGTTTCCCTGCAATTTGCAACAGGTTAGTTGTTGCAAACCTTTCAATGAACAATTTCATTGGTAGAATTGACACGTACTTTGATGGGTGCTTGAATCTGATGTATCTGGACTTAAGCTCCAACAAATTTACTGGTAATATTTGGACTGGTTTTTCAAGGTTAGTGGAGTTTTCAGTTTCTGAAAACCGTGTCAGTGGACTAATTCCTGCATCAAGTTTTTCAGACAATTGTAATCTGAAAGGCCTGGATTTATCAGTAAACATGTTCCATGGCGAAGTTCCAAGGGAAATTTCAAATTGTAAGAAATTGGTTATGTTGAATCTGTGGGGAAACAAATTTTCAGGGCCAATTCCATCAGAGCTTGGATCAATTTCCACCCTTGAAGGCTTACTATTGGGAAACAACGAGTTTTCTAGAGTGATTCCAGAATCTCTATTGTATCTGAACAACTTGGCTGTTCTGGATTTGAGCTACAACAATTTTGGTGGACGATTACAAGAGATTTTTGGTAGATTCAGACAATTGAAATCTCTTGTTCTTCAAGGGAATTCATATATTGATGGATTAAGTTCTTCTGGGATTCACAAGCTCACAAATATTTCAAGACTAGACTTAAGCTACAACAATTTTTCTGGACATTTACCAGCTGAATTCTCTGAAATGGTAGGTTTGAAGTTCTTAATCTTAGCCTACAATCAATTTACTGGTCCTATACCACCACAGTATGGCGACTTGTCACAACTTCAAGCTCTTGATCTCTCTTTCAATCGGCTCATCCGGTCGATCCCGCCTTCCATCGGAAGCTTAAGGTCTCTCTTGTGGTTAATGCTTGCAAACAATTCACTCACTGGTGAAATCCCGGGTGAACTTGGAAATTGCAGTAGCTTATTGTGGCTAAACCTTGCTAACAATCAACTTTCCGGAAGATTCCCACCTGAGTTAGCAAACATTGGAAGAAATCCCACTCTAACATTCGAATCGAACCGACGAAGTAACGTGATGATTGCTGGTCCTAGCGACTGCTTGGTAACCAAGAGGCTGCTAACAATGGATTACTCACCTTTTGGTTTTATATACACAATTCTTACCAGGAAGATTTGCAAAAACGTATGGGATCAGTTGCTTCAAGGATATGGTTTTTTCCAAGTTTGTGTTAAAGGTTCACCGGTTCGAAAATATCGAGTTTCAGGTTATCTTCAACTAAGTGGCAATCAACTCACAGGGGAAGTCCCTTCAGATATTGGTAAAATGCAGCATTTCAGTGTGTTACATTTGAGTTACAATCAATTCAATGGGGAACTTCCTGTAGAGATTGGAAATTTGCCACTTGTGGTACTGAATATCTCCTGGAACAAATTTTCAGGTCAAATTCCAAGGGAAATTGGGAACCTGAATTGTTTACAGAATCTTGATCTGTCACACAATAATTTCTCAGGCATATTCCCAACCAACTTGAATTGTTTGAATGAGCTTAGCAagttcaacatttcattcaatcCTCAGATTGCTGGTCAAATTCCTAATATTGGGCAATTAGCAACATTCGAGGAAGAATCTTACTTGGGGAATCCATTGTTGCACAGTCGACTCCTCAAATTGCAGGATCCAACTGTTCCACCATTAAACTCTGGGAAACAAGCATTGCCTGGTGAAGAAGAAAGTGAAGATGGATTTTGGTGGAAAGCTTTGTTAATGGAGTATGGATGTGGGATGGCATTCGGGATGGTGATGTTATGTATTTGTGTTGTGAAAGTTGAGCCGAAATGGGTTGTCAACAACGTTGAAGGCTTGCATCAACTAAAGGCAGTTCGGCCATGGAAGAAGAATGGTAGCAGAGGTGGTGGAAGGACTATATAG
- the LOC107928183 gene encoding (+)-delta-cadinene synthase isozyme A encodes MASQVSQILASPHTSIPCNMENRPKADFHPGIWGDIFLNCPNEDIDTATQLRYEELKEEVRRMLVAPMGDSSNQKLPLIDAVQRLGVYYHFEEEIEDALEALYHDNNDVDNDLYTTSLRFRLLREHGFNVSCEVFDKFKDEEGNFMSSITTDVKGLLELYEASYMRVHGEDILDEAISFTTTHLTLAAPTLEYPLSEQVAHALKQSIRRGLPRVEARRYISIYQDIESHNKALLEFAKIDFNLLQLLHRKELSEICRWWKDLDFTKKLPFARDRVVEGYFWIMGVYFEPQYSLGRKMMTKVIAMASIVDDTYDSYATYDELIPYTNAIERWDIKCMDELPEFMKISYKALLDVYEEMEQLTAEQGRQYRVEYARKAMIRLAQAYLLEAKWTHQNYKPTFEEFRDNALPTSGYGMLAITAFVGMGDVITPETFAWATNDPKIIKASTIICRFMDDIAEHKFKHRREDDCSAIECYMEQYGVTAQEAYDEFNKHIESSWKDVNEEFLKPTEMPVPVLNRSLNLARVMDVLYREGDGYTHVGKAAKGGITSLLIDPIPL; translated from the exons ATGGCTTCACAAGTTTCTCAAATCCTTGCTTCACCCCATACTTCCATCCCCTGCAACATGGAAAATCGCCCCAAGGCTGATTTTCACCCTGGCATTTGGGGAGATATCTTCCTCAATTGCCCTAATGAG GATATTGATACTGCAACTCAACTCCGATATGAAGAACTAAAAGAAGAAGTTAGGCGGATGCTTGTGGCTCCCATGGGTGATAGTTCAAACCAAAAACTGCCCCTAATTGATGCAGTCCAAAGGTTGGGTGTGTATTACCATTTTGAGGAAGAGATTGAAGATGCATTAGAAGCTCTATACCATGACAACAATGATGTTGACAATGATCTCTATACCACCTCTCTTCGATTTCGATTACTTAGAGAGCATGGCTTCAATGTTTCATGTG AGGTATTCGATAAGTTCAAAGATGAGGAAGGAAATTTCATGTCATCCATAACCACTGATGTGAAAGGACTGTTGGAGCTTTATGAAGCTTCGTATATGCGGGTGCATGGGGAAGATATATTGGATGAGGCAATTTCTTTCACCACCACTCACCTAACTCTTGCAGCACCGACTTTAGAGTATCCATTGTCGGAACAAGTTGCACATGCCTTAAAACAGTCCATCCGAAGAGGCTTGCCAAGGGTCGAGGCTAGGCGATACATTTCGATATACCAGGATATTGAATCCCATAATAAGGCATTGTTGGAATTTGCAAAGATAGATTTCAACTTGTTACAGCTTTTGCATAGGAAAGAGCTAAGTGAAATTTGTAG gTGGTGGAAGGATTTAGACTTTACAAAAAAGTTACCATTTGCGAGAGATAGAGTGGTTGAAGGTTACTTTTGGATAATGGGAGTGTACTTTGAGCCACAATACTCTCTTGGTAGAAAGATGATGACAAAAGTAATTGCCATGGCATCCATCGTAGATGACACGTATGACTCATATGCAACATATGATGAGCTCATTCCCTATACAAATGCAATCGAGAG GTGGGATATTAAATGTATGGATGAGCTCCCAGAATTCATGAAAATAAGCTATAAGGCACTATTagatgtttatgaagaaatggaGCAACTAACGGCAGAGCAAGGGAGACAATACCGTGTTGAATATGCAAGGAAGGCT ATGATACGACTTGCTCAAGCTTACCTTTTGGAAGCCAAATGGACCCATCAAAACTACAAACCAACATTTGAGGAGTTTAGGGATAATGCATTGCCAACCTCGGGCTATGGCATGCTTGCTATTACAGCTTTTGTGGGCATGGGAGATGTTATAACTCCAGAGACATTTGCATGGGCAACCAATGACCCTAAGATCATCAAAGCTTCCACAATAATTTGCAGGTTCATGGATGACATCGCTGAACACAAGTTCAAGCATCGGAGAGAAGATGATTGCTCAGCCATCGAGTGCTACATGGAACAATATGGCGTAACGGCACAAGAGGCATATGATGAATTCAACAAGCATATAGAGAGCTCCTGGAAGGACGTTAACGAAGAGTTCCTGAAACCAACAGAAATGCCAGTACCCGTTCTAAATAGAAGTCTCAACCTTGCGAGAGTAATGGATGTACTTTACAGAGAAGGTGATGGTTATACACATGTTGGCAAAGCTGCTAAAGGTGGGATCACTTCATTGCTCATTGACCCTATCCCACTTTGA